In Ovis canadensis isolate MfBH-ARS-UI-01 breed Bighorn chromosome 3, ARS-UI_OviCan_v2, whole genome shotgun sequence, one DNA window encodes the following:
- the PCBP1 gene encoding poly(rC)-binding protein 1, translating into MDAGVTESGLNVTLTIRLLMHGKEVGSIIGKKGESVKRIREESGARINISEGNCPERIITLTGPTNAIFKAFAMIIDKLEEDINSSMTNSTAASRPPVTLRLVVPATQCGSLIGKGGCKIKEIRESTGAQVQVAGDMLPNSTERAITIAGVPQSVTECVKQICLVMLETLSQSPQGRVMTIPYQPMPASSPVICAGGQDRCSDAAGYPHATHDLEGPPLDAYSIQGQHTISPLDLAKLNQVARQQSHFAMMHGGTGFAGIDSSSPEVKGYWASLDASTQTTHELTIPNNLIGCIIGRQGANINEIRQMSGAQIKIANPVEGSSGRQVTITGSAASISLAQYLINARLSSEKGMGCS; encoded by the coding sequence ATGGATGCCGGTGTGACTGAAAGTGGACTAAATGTGACTCTCACCATTCGGCTGCTTATGCACGGAAAGGAAGTAGGAAGCATCATTGGGAAGAAAGGGGAGTCGGTTAAGAGGATCCGCGAGGAGAGTGGCGCGCGGATCAACATCTCGGAGGGGAATTGCCCGGAGAGAATCATCACTCTGACCGGCCCCACCAATGCCATCTTTAAGGCCTTCGCTATGATCATCGACAAGCTGGAAGAAGATATCAACAGCTCCATGACCAACAGCACGGCGGCCAGCAGGCCCCCGGTCACCCTGAGGCTGGTGGTGCCGGCCACCCAGTGCGGCTCCCTGATTGGGAAAGGCGGGTGTAAGATCAAAGAGATCCGCGAGAGTACCGGGGCCCAGGTCCAGGTGGCGGGGGATATGCTGCCCAACTCCACCGAGCGGGCCATCACCATTGCTGGCGTGCCGCAGTCTGTCACCGAGTGTGTCAAGCAGATCTGCCTGGTCATGCTGGAGACGCTCTCCCAGTCTCCGCAAGGGAGAGTCATGACCATTCCGTACCAGCCCATGCCGGCCAGCTCTCCAGTCATCTGCGCGGGCGGCCAAGATCGGTGCAGCGACGCTGCGGGCTACCCCCACGCCACTCATGACCTGGAGGGACCACCTCTAGATGCCTACTCGATTCAAGGACAACACACCATTTCTCCGCTCGATCTGGCCAAGCTGAACCAGGTGGCAAGACAACAGTCTCACTTTGCCATGATGCACGGCGGGACCGGATTCGCCGGAATTGACTCCAGCTCTCCAGAGGTGAAAGGCTATTGGGCAAGTTTGGATGCATCTACTCAAACCACCCATGAACTCACCATTCCAAATAACTTAATTGGCTGCATAATCGGGCGCCAAGGCGCCAACATTAATGAGATCCGCCAGATGTCCGGGGCCCAGATCAAAATTGCCAACCCAGTGGAAGGCTCTTCTGGTAGGCAGGTTACTATCACTGGTTCTGCTGCCAGTATTAGTCTGGCCCAATATCTAATCAATGCCAGGCTTTCTTCTGAGAAGGGCATGGGGTGCAGCTAG